The following are encoded in a window of Risungbinella massiliensis genomic DNA:
- a CDS encoding AAA family ATPase, whose amino-acid sequence MKINRIKYRGFGRYVDQEFLFHEGLNLLEAPNEAGKTTMIYGLLGLLYGGKKEGYRVRREQEWVTQYLPWKTEEYGGELDYEVLGKKYRLIRDLQPKQEYEQVIDLDTGRDLSESFPMDKKKDRFIVERQIGISGDTYKRIGYFHAGSLLAAQHNKEDEKKNRQLVDKMTQLLKQGAELDVTPIMECLDKGIDTIGKTEHAKNKPFGILSETKKKLEADIAQLRNRRQALDQEEQKFEQALHEKDELLIALEELETELETLESENIEQQKFALAYEQFKKILLEETMYKRNYQKLQIAQEEKRDLDEKLERWNKVPITEKELQDIEIWNQRKVQIQADQQASKEQLELVQLEKEAIYENQIFPREESEITWNLAKLREYEEIELQAKNLGEPKHLEKRATLQRLEQDHIQFQQLEKKEVTLHEKKEQLKKDALLLPTPKDSQMERLLWIATGVFGIVSICTLFFSLWFTVGSLAITFGSAWFATKQTETKRIRNRKISQQRNEVENNLEIMNQDLTKLTQRKTLILNMWQVESLAELFARREEYQAIVSKEEEYFREWEYLQKQMNQIEREVGNWLSSYLEDVPPFHIPTWRQRIYQLQKQHAIYKEQDYKLDLQIHSLKRDLEKGEQEWEKINLLLEEIQKKFGFDSIETLGNWIQSSGERKQIEWRRQEVKKKIQQLEMAEVEESWQQNLVELISQREQLISSWRGKTSLLAQKSLDEEIAIIKQKRVDLISSLQKLENEIGKVEGALEEKQEIVTRLSQLETQWEMTVRKMSELKAEKEAFELAKEVLQESAQEIQEDLSPRLSPIASHWINRITESRYEKILIDPTEGMQISVFAPETGKREPVESLSTGTIDQMYLALRVALVQFYSNEASHRLPMILDDCFVHFDNKRLRKTLGLLSELAKDHQIIICTCQPRERQMMRDSKIPFHQISLDKNNN is encoded by the coding sequence ATGAAAATTAATCGGATTAAATATCGTGGATTCGGTCGTTATGTAGATCAAGAGTTTCTGTTTCATGAGGGGTTAAACTTGTTGGAAGCTCCTAATGAAGCAGGGAAAACTACGATGATTTATGGTCTGTTAGGACTTTTATATGGTGGCAAAAAAGAGGGGTATCGCGTTAGACGTGAACAAGAGTGGGTAACTCAGTATCTTCCTTGGAAAACAGAAGAATATGGTGGAGAGTTAGATTATGAAGTGTTAGGCAAAAAGTATCGTTTAATTCGTGATCTTCAACCAAAGCAAGAATATGAACAAGTAATTGATTTGGATACAGGGAGAGATTTGTCTGAGAGTTTCCCAATGGATAAAAAAAAGGACCGCTTTATAGTGGAACGTCAAATTGGAATATCGGGTGATACGTACAAACGGATAGGGTATTTTCATGCAGGCTCTCTTTTGGCAGCTCAACACAATAAAGAAGATGAAAAGAAGAACCGTCAATTAGTAGATAAGATGACCCAACTGTTAAAGCAAGGTGCAGAATTAGATGTTACCCCGATCATGGAGTGTTTAGACAAAGGGATTGACACGATTGGGAAGACGGAACATGCAAAAAACAAACCGTTCGGTATATTGTCTGAGACTAAGAAAAAATTAGAAGCGGATATTGCTCAGTTACGCAATAGACGTCAGGCGCTAGATCAGGAAGAGCAAAAATTTGAGCAAGCATTACATGAGAAGGATGAGTTACTCATTGCATTAGAAGAATTAGAAACAGAGCTCGAAACTTTAGAATCAGAAAATATAGAGCAACAAAAGTTTGCGCTTGCATATGAACAATTTAAAAAGATTTTACTTGAAGAGACCATGTACAAACGGAATTACCAAAAGTTACAGATAGCTCAGGAAGAGAAAAGAGATTTGGACGAGAAGTTAGAGCGATGGAATAAGGTTCCGATTACAGAGAAAGAGCTACAAGATATCGAAATTTGGAATCAGAGGAAAGTCCAAATTCAAGCTGATCAACAAGCAAGTAAAGAGCAACTAGAACTAGTTCAATTAGAAAAAGAAGCAATATATGAAAATCAAATCTTTCCACGTGAAGAGAGTGAAATTACTTGGAATCTCGCAAAATTACGAGAATATGAGGAAATTGAATTACAAGCAAAAAACTTAGGAGAGCCAAAGCATTTAGAGAAACGAGCCACCTTACAACGTTTAGAACAAGATCATATTCAGTTTCAACAGTTAGAAAAAAAAGAGGTAACACTTCATGAAAAGAAAGAACAATTAAAAAAAGATGCACTACTCTTACCAACTCCAAAAGATAGCCAAATGGAGCGACTTCTATGGATTGCGACAGGTGTATTTGGAATAGTTAGTATATGCACTCTTTTCTTTTCCCTCTGGTTTACAGTAGGATCTTTGGCCATTACCTTTGGTAGTGCTTGGTTTGCGACAAAACAAACTGAGACAAAACGGATCCGAAATCGGAAGATTAGCCAACAACGAAATGAAGTCGAGAATAATCTGGAGATAATGAATCAAGATCTAACTAAATTGACGCAACGTAAAACCTTGATTTTAAATATGTGGCAAGTAGAGTCTTTGGCAGAATTATTTGCAAGAAGAGAAGAGTACCAAGCAATTGTATCGAAAGAAGAAGAGTATTTTCGAGAGTGGGAGTATCTTCAAAAGCAAATGAACCAAATAGAAAGAGAAGTAGGAAATTGGCTCAGCTCTTACCTAGAGGATGTCCCTCCTTTTCATATTCCTACTTGGCGACAACGAATTTATCAATTGCAAAAACAGCATGCGATCTATAAAGAGCAAGATTATAAATTGGATTTACAAATTCATAGCTTAAAAAGGGATTTAGAGAAAGGGGAGCAAGAGTGGGAGAAAATAAATCTCTTGTTAGAAGAGATACAAAAAAAATTTGGTTTTGATAGTATCGAAACACTGGGAAATTGGATTCAATCATCAGGAGAGCGTAAACAAATAGAATGGAGACGACAAGAGGTAAAAAAGAAAATTCAGCAACTTGAGATGGCGGAAGTGGAAGAAAGCTGGCAACAAAATTTGGTTGAATTGATCAGTCAACGAGAGCAATTAATTAGTAGTTGGAGAGGAAAAACGAGCTTACTAGCACAGAAATCACTGGATGAGGAGATCGCTATTATAAAACAAAAAAGGGTTGATCTCATTTCTTCCTTACAGAAATTAGAGAATGAAATAGGGAAAGTAGAAGGTGCTTTAGAAGAGAAACAGGAAATTGTTACTCGGTTAAGCCAACTAGAGACGCAGTGGGAAATGACAGTTCGAAAGATGTCAGAACTAAAAGCAGAAAAGGAAGCATTTGAGCTTGCGAAAGAAGTTCTACAGGAATCAGCTCAAGAGATTCAAGAGGATCTATCCCCACGCTTGTCTCCGATTGCTTCTCATTGGATCAATCGAATTACAGAATCAAGATACGAGAAGATCTTGATAGATCCAACGGAAGGAATGCAAATTAGTGTGTTTGCACCCGAAACAGGCAAGAGAGAACCAGTGGAATCGCTTAGTACGGGTACAATAGACCAAATGTACCTTGCACTTCGGGTAGCATTAGTACAATTTTATTCCAATGAGGCAAGTCATCGACTTCCTATGATTTTGGATGATTGTTTTGTTCATTTTGATAACAAGAGATTAAGAAAAACCCTTGGATTATTATCAGAGTTAGCCAAAGATCATCAAATTATCATTTGTACTTGTCAACCACGGGAAAGACAAATGATGAGAGATTCCAAGATTCCTTTTCATCAAATTAGTTTGGATAAGAATAATAATTAG
- a CDS encoding metallophosphoesterase family protein, producing the protein METVPFLHTADLHLDEPVKGWKGSQEDLWRRHEEHRNTFRKIVDLVQERNLPFLLIAGDFLEHGYASHQTVEFVMDQFARIPQTKVLISPGNHDPYKDGSWYKKPIWPEHVHIFSSKWEKHRFSEWNLEIHGKGFSDFAERDGSLPEFEDSPYHKLMLVHGEFQKKSMKSDYFPIQEKELAALNYDYVALGHIHKTSQYDLANERNTIVRYPGSPEALNWKELGERTVTIGEISSKGIQTEIIPIHTRRYLLQEINVDDCTTREKLLERILQNSHLECKNSYITIRLVGRRYPDLPVGEERGWLLEQIRSAGYRDLYLEDETIPDFDLERLKRKDRLICAFIEKMESRMDQVQQPKQQELIQKALYKGLEALIQKGIKE; encoded by the coding sequence ATGGAGACGGTTCCCTTTTTACACACAGCGGATCTGCATTTAGATGAACCGGTCAAAGGCTGGAAGGGTTCACAAGAGGATCTATGGCGAAGACATGAAGAACATCGAAATACATTTCGAAAGATAGTCGATCTGGTACAAGAACGAAATCTTCCTTTTCTCCTGATAGCAGGAGATTTTTTGGAACATGGATACGCTTCTCATCAGACAGTCGAATTTGTAATGGATCAGTTTGCACGAATTCCCCAGACGAAAGTACTTATTTCACCAGGGAATCATGACCCGTATAAGGATGGCTCTTGGTATAAGAAGCCTATTTGGCCAGAACATGTCCATATATTTTCTAGTAAGTGGGAAAAGCATCGATTTTCGGAGTGGAATTTGGAGATCCACGGAAAGGGGTTCTCTGATTTTGCAGAACGAGATGGAAGTCTTCCGGAGTTTGAAGATTCTCCTTATCACAAATTGATGTTGGTACATGGTGAATTTCAGAAAAAGTCGATGAAATCGGACTATTTTCCAATCCAAGAAAAAGAGTTAGCAGCACTTAATTATGACTATGTAGCACTAGGACATATCCATAAAACGAGTCAATATGATCTAGCTAATGAACGAAATACAATAGTTCGGTATCCTGGTTCACCAGAAGCATTGAATTGGAAAGAACTAGGGGAGAGGACGGTTACTATCGGTGAGATCTCCTCTAAAGGGATCCAGACCGAAATAATCCCTATTCATACTAGAAGGTATCTGTTGCAAGAAATAAACGTAGATGATTGTACTACACGTGAGAAGTTGTTGGAACGAATCCTCCAGAACAGCCATTTGGAGTGCAAAAATAGCTACATTACAATCCGATTAGTAGGTAGACGCTACCCAGACCTTCCAGTTGGAGAAGAACGAGGATGGTTGCTCGAACAAATACGTAGTGCTGGGTATCGCGACTTATACCTAGAGGATGAGACCATCCCGGATTTTGACTTGGAGCGATTAAAAAGAAAAGATAGGCTGATTTGTGCCTTCATTGAAAAGATGGAGTCGCGAATGGATCAAGTTCAACAGCCGAAACAACAAGAGCTTATTCAAAAAGCTTTGTACAAAGGTTTAGAAGCCCTCATACAAAAGGGGATAAAAGAGTAG
- the greA gene encoding transcription elongation factor GreA: MSSNNKEVLLTQEGLEKVKEELEMLKTQKRHEVAERLKEAIAQGDLSENSEYDAAKDEQAFIEARIVTLENMIRNAKIISSDSIDKEKVQVGAQVTIQEVPDGDVEVYTIVGSAETDPDSGKISNESPIGAQLIGKRVGETVNVPIPSGSIQFKIVSID, encoded by the coding sequence ATGTCAAGCAATAATAAAGAAGTATTGCTCACCCAAGAAGGATTAGAAAAGGTAAAAGAAGAGCTAGAAATGCTAAAGACGCAAAAGCGTCATGAAGTAGCTGAACGTTTAAAAGAAGCGATTGCACAAGGGGATTTAAGCGAAAACTCCGAGTATGACGCTGCAAAAGACGAACAGGCTTTTATCGAAGCTCGTATCGTGACATTGGAAAATATGATTCGTAACGCCAAAATTATCTCTTCTGATTCCATTGATAAAGAAAAGGTACAAGTTGGCGCACAAGTAACTATTCAAGAAGTTCCAGATGGAGATGTAGAAGTGTACACGATTGTAGGTAGTGCGGAAACCGATCCAGACTCTGGTAAAATTTCCAATGAATCGCCCATCGGGGCTCAATTAATTGGGAAACGAGTAGGAGAGACAGTAAACGTACCAATTCCATCTGGGAGTATTCAATTTAAAATCGTCAGTATCGATTAA
- a CDS encoding group I truncated hemoglobin: MSLPQRTKESLYDKIGGEQAIAAVISDFYHRMLSDERVNHHFIGINMESLRRHQITFFIGFALGGPRKYNGNNLRTAHSGLNVTAEEYEVAIKLLNQALRKYNVEIEDIAKVEAFLRSVKPHIINK; this comes from the coding sequence ACGAACGAAAGAGTCTCTCTACGATAAGATCGGGGGAGAGCAGGCTATTGCTGCGGTGATTTCAGACTTCTATCATCGAATGTTATCTGATGAAAGAGTTAATCATCATTTTATTGGTATCAACATGGAGTCACTACGCAGACACCAAATTACTTTCTTTATCGGCTTTGCCTTAGGGGGTCCTCGTAAATACAACGGGAATAACTTACGGACTGCCCATAGTGGCCTAAACGTCACTGCAGAAGAGTATGAAGTGGCTATCAAGCTACTCAACCAAGCTCTTCGTAAATATAACGTGGAAATTGAAGATATTGCAAAAGTAGAGGCTTTCCTGCGTAGCGTCAAACCACATATTATCAACAAGTAA
- a CDS encoding nucleotidyltransferase domain-containing protein — protein sequence MSQLILDYLDHWKEKEGIQIFYAVESGSRVWGFATEDSDYDVRFLFHRELKDYVGIGEFPATITGNHDGRLDGHGWDIRKMAGLLSKSNPSIMEWLFSPIVYIEKGVIIQELRRLAREHFSARRLAYHHFSMVRSHFKSHIQQQTKMNPKAYLHTLRSLFTVLYLEERPLLLPPYSIEKLAREVKMSDHWYEVINHLIEAKQNIELKWIKPLSDLDQFISDFLEKSKQRVQHIPDRAFPSDQLNELVYQQLLTTITKPPSY from the coding sequence ATGAGTCAACTTATTTTAGATTATTTGGATCATTGGAAAGAAAAAGAAGGGATTCAAATCTTTTATGCTGTTGAATCAGGAAGCAGAGTTTGGGGATTTGCAACTGAGGACAGTGACTATGATGTGAGATTTCTCTTTCATCGAGAACTGAAGGATTATGTCGGGATTGGTGAATTTCCAGCTACAATTACCGGTAATCATGATGGAAGATTAGATGGACATGGCTGGGATATACGAAAAATGGCTGGATTGCTATCAAAATCAAACCCGTCTATTATGGAATGGCTTTTTTCTCCGATCGTTTATATCGAAAAAGGAGTAATAATACAAGAACTCAGACGATTAGCAAGGGAACATTTTTCAGCACGGCGATTAGCATATCACCATTTCTCAATGGTTCGCTCTCATTTTAAGAGCCATATTCAACAGCAAACGAAAATGAATCCAAAAGCTTACTTACATACATTACGTTCTCTTTTCACCGTATTGTATTTAGAAGAGCGTCCTCTGTTGTTACCTCCTTATTCAATTGAAAAGTTAGCACGAGAAGTAAAGATGTCGGATCATTGGTATGAAGTTATCAATCATCTAATCGAAGCAAAACAAAATATAGAGTTGAAGTGGATTAAACCGCTCTCTGATTTAGATCAGTTCATTTCTGACTTCCTAGAAAAATCGAAACAGAGGGTTCAACATATTCCAGATCGAGCTTTTCCCAGTGATCAATTAAATGAATTAGTGTATCAGCAACTACTAACTACCATAACAAAGCCGCCTAGTTACTAG